The following are from one region of the Qipengyuania flava genome:
- a CDS encoding calcium/sodium antiporter has translation MTLTVLLVVAGLVALLAGGEVLVRGAVGLAERAGVTPLVIGLVIVGFGTSTPELVTSVEAALAGSPEIAWGNVVGSNIANTLLVLGAAALFTPIIVGRGAVLRDTGVATLAALLFAGLAVAALGTIWIGAAMLLALFVYLGYCYFEERNRAPKAQHNAAYDRSEALEMSDAGLHPPRNGWGKPILLTLAGFALLIVGGQMLVSGAIDLARLFGVSETLIGLTIVAIGTSMPELVTSLVAARKGEPEVAYGNVVGSNIYNILGIGGVTMMFAPGGIPQSLLPFDIGVMTAAMIGVFVLVYAVGKVGRAAGAVLLAGYAVFMTMAVLQG, from the coding sequence ATGACCCTCACTGTGCTGCTCGTGGTCGCCGGGCTCGTCGCCCTGCTGGCCGGAGGAGAAGTGCTCGTTCGCGGTGCCGTCGGCCTTGCCGAGCGCGCCGGAGTGACCCCGCTCGTCATTGGCCTCGTGATCGTGGGCTTCGGCACCTCGACGCCCGAGTTGGTGACGAGCGTGGAGGCGGCGCTTGCCGGCTCGCCCGAGATCGCATGGGGCAACGTGGTTGGATCGAACATCGCCAACACGCTGCTGGTGCTGGGCGCGGCGGCCCTGTTCACGCCGATCATCGTGGGCCGCGGGGCCGTGCTGCGCGACACCGGCGTCGCGACGCTCGCCGCGCTGCTCTTTGCAGGTCTGGCCGTGGCCGCACTCGGCACGATCTGGATCGGCGCGGCCATGCTCCTCGCGCTGTTTGTCTACCTCGGCTATTGCTACTTCGAGGAACGCAACCGCGCGCCCAAAGCCCAGCACAACGCGGCCTACGACCGGTCCGAAGCGCTCGAGATGAGCGATGCGGGCCTGCACCCGCCGCGCAACGGTTGGGGCAAGCCCATCCTGCTGACGCTGGCGGGTTTCGCCCTGTTGATCGTGGGCGGGCAGATGTTGGTTTCGGGCGCGATCGACCTCGCGCGGCTGTTCGGCGTGAGCGAGACGCTGATCGGCCTCACCATCGTCGCCATCGGCACCTCCATGCCCGAACTGGTCACCTCGCTGGTCGCTGCGCGCAAGGGCGAACCGGAGGTCGCCTATGGCAATGTGGTGGGATCGAACATCTACAACATCCTCGGCATTGGCGGGGTCACGATGATGTTTGCGCCAGGCGGCATTCCGCAGTCGCTCCTGCCGTTCGATATCGGCGTGATGACCGCGGCGATGATCGGGGTGTTCGTGCTTGTCTATGCGGTTGGCAAGGTCGGCCGTGCAGCCGGTGCGGTGCTGCTAGCCGGTTACGCGGTCTTCATGACCATGGCGGTGCTGCAGGGCTGA
- the nhaA gene encoding Na+/H+ antiporter NhaA: MVKAIAPMLRDFLQKESAGGITLIVAAILALIVANSPLLDQYNALLGVPVVAGIGGFVIDKPLLLWINDGLMAVFFFLVGLEVKREVLEGQLSSWDKASLPLVAAVGGMAIPAIVYLSINAGEPANAAGWAIPAATDIAFALGILMLLGPRVPVALKALLLAIAVIDDIGAIAIIAVFYTGNIDLGMLGAGAIVLVLLGLTGRLRIASSIPYVLLSILMWAFILKSGVHATLAGVAAAMCVPLTARGASRPLERMEHALHPWVAFLVIPIFGFANAGVTLIGLSPSAVLDPLPLGIALGLLIGKQVGIFGFAWVAVKTGLAKLPEDVNWRQIHALSLLAAIGFTMSLFIGNLAFADPAQVDAVKLGVLSGSTIAALAGYVLLRMALPDPATPTETNKETA, encoded by the coding sequence ATGGTCAAGGCCATTGCGCCCATGCTGCGCGACTTCCTGCAGAAGGAAAGCGCCGGCGGCATCACGCTGATTGTAGCCGCCATTCTCGCCCTTATCGTCGCCAACAGCCCGCTGCTTGACCAGTACAACGCCCTCCTGGGCGTGCCGGTCGTGGCGGGCATTGGCGGTTTCGTGATCGACAAGCCGCTGCTGCTGTGGATCAACGATGGCCTGATGGCGGTGTTCTTCTTCCTCGTCGGCCTTGAGGTGAAGCGCGAGGTGCTGGAAGGCCAGTTGTCGAGCTGGGACAAGGCCTCCCTCCCGCTGGTCGCGGCCGTGGGCGGTATGGCGATCCCGGCGATCGTCTATCTCTCGATAAACGCCGGCGAGCCCGCCAACGCGGCGGGCTGGGCCATTCCGGCCGCTACCGACATTGCCTTTGCGTTGGGCATCCTGATGCTGCTCGGCCCGCGCGTGCCGGTCGCGCTCAAGGCGTTGCTGCTGGCCATTGCGGTGATCGACGACATCGGCGCGATTGCCATCATCGCGGTCTTTTACACCGGCAACATCGACCTCGGCATGCTGGGGGCGGGCGCGATCGTGCTTGTCCTGCTCGGCCTGACCGGTCGCCTCAGGATCGCATCGTCGATCCCCTATGTCCTGCTCTCGATCCTGATGTGGGCCTTCATCCTCAAGTCAGGCGTCCACGCGACGCTGGCCGGTGTCGCAGCGGCCATGTGCGTGCCGCTGACTGCGCGCGGTGCCTCGCGTCCGCTCGAGCGCATGGAGCATGCGCTGCATCCTTGGGTGGCATTCCTCGTCATCCCGATCTTCGGCTTCGCCAACGCCGGCGTGACGTTGATCGGCCTGTCGCCCTCCGCCGTTCTCGACCCGCTGCCGCTCGGCATCGCGCTGGGCCTGCTGATCGGCAAGCAGGTCGGCATCTTCGGCTTTGCCTGGGTCGCGGTGAAAACCGGGCTCGCCAAGCTGCCTGAGGACGTCAACTGGCGGCAGATCCATGCGCTCAGCCTGCTCGCTGCTATCGGCTTCACCATGAGCCTGTTCATCGGCAACCTTGCCTTCGCCGACCCGGCGCAGGTGGATGCGGTGAAGCTGGGCGTACTGTCGGGTTCAACCATCGCGGCACTTGCCGGTTACGTCCTGCTGCGGATGGCGCTACCGGACCCTGCCACGCCGACGGAAACCAATAAGGAAACTGCATGA
- a CDS encoding TonB-dependent receptor yields the protein MRRLIPLAALLGVLAAPLAAGDTSRAPSTEGNPDARSGEPIVVIGQDMRGSVDFDGPPLVEFDQAQIAAFAAADIAELLRLLDGEARSGSNGPLVLVNGKRVASLSSIDTFPAEALRRIEILPEEVAQRYGFAGDRKVLNLILRESFGALTTEGWLGASIEGGRGTYRADLGYSSIAGSQRWNISGRYTRRDSLTEAQRDLPGREAAFRTLLPASERVRLNLTWATETEGGTAFDLTTTLVQRDSAARSGRVGPPSNPRALERSARSRSVSLAGSASGVIGSWTWFARAGIDHFDDRSRFERVSGGRVVGERSRDETTLAEAEITLSGDVVELPAGGLYADVGLTASYERTAGSSSLAAGRLAESRRTFGGELGLSIPLLGGAVDPGLGALSGELRYGLSDPSDYAPVDILSAGFTWRPAQTLRLRALWSREESAPGVSDLAAPLTVTPNVRVYDFLTGQTVDADRLDGGNPALLPSVARRFTASLSISPLFVPDLRFEASYRRSRGRNASGNVSLASEEFAAAYPARFVRDANGQLLLIDARPVNFFRRDRDGLSWSLNFSRTYRPPSSGDEDIDAVTGKFRRGRGGGALLLGLSHTIALTDRLQAFRTSPVIDYLGGSAGANPRHRLSGDATWRRGGIGGTLEAQWESAVTVRDAVQSDGTRGPLRYPSLAKFNLKAFVDLGERLPPEPRYRWAEGLRVSLEVDNLFNTRRRVRDASGGTPRALLPAYLDPEGRAVRLRIRKLF from the coding sequence GTGCGACGACTCATCCCTCTCGCGGCGCTCCTCGGTGTGCTGGCCGCGCCCCTGGCGGCGGGCGATACCTCCCGGGCGCCATCGACCGAGGGGAACCCCGATGCGCGCAGCGGGGAACCCATCGTCGTCATCGGACAGGACATGCGCGGAAGTGTCGATTTCGACGGACCGCCGCTCGTCGAATTCGACCAGGCGCAAATCGCCGCGTTTGCCGCCGCCGATATTGCCGAGCTCCTCAGGCTGCTCGATGGCGAGGCGCGCAGTGGCAGCAACGGACCGCTGGTGCTCGTCAATGGCAAGCGGGTGGCGAGCCTGTCGAGCATCGACACCTTTCCGGCCGAGGCGCTGCGCCGGATCGAAATCCTGCCCGAAGAGGTAGCCCAACGCTACGGCTTCGCAGGCGATCGCAAAGTCCTCAACCTCATCCTTCGCGAGAGTTTCGGGGCCCTGACCACGGAAGGGTGGCTGGGTGCGTCAATCGAGGGGGGCAGGGGCACCTACCGCGCCGATCTCGGCTATTCGAGCATCGCCGGCTCGCAGCGCTGGAACATCTCGGGCCGGTACACGCGCCGCGATTCGCTGACCGAGGCGCAGCGCGACCTGCCGGGCCGGGAGGCGGCGTTCCGCACGCTGCTGCCCGCCAGCGAGCGTGTCCGGCTCAATCTGACCTGGGCGACCGAGACCGAAGGCGGGACCGCATTCGATCTCACCACCACGCTGGTGCAGCGCGACAGCGCCGCGCGCTCGGGCAGGGTCGGTCCGCCATCGAACCCGCGCGCGCTCGAACGCTCCGCGCGAAGCCGCTCTGTCAGCCTTGCCGGCAGCGCCAGCGGCGTGATCGGATCGTGGACCTGGTTCGCGCGCGCCGGCATCGACCATTTCGATGATCGCTCGCGTTTCGAGCGCGTTTCTGGCGGGCGCGTGGTGGGCGAGCGGTCGCGCGACGAGACGACGCTTGCCGAAGCGGAGATCACGCTCAGCGGCGATGTGGTCGAACTGCCCGCGGGCGGCCTCTACGCCGATGTCGGGCTGACGGCTTCGTATGAGCGCACCGCTGGCAGCAGCAGCCTTGCGGCGGGGCGCCTGGCCGAATCCCGCCGGACCTTCGGCGGCGAGCTGGGCCTTTCGATCCCGCTGCTGGGCGGTGCGGTTGATCCGGGCCTTGGCGCGCTTTCCGGCGAGCTGCGCTACGGCCTGTCCGATCCGTCGGATTATGCGCCGGTGGACATCCTCTCGGCCGGTTTCACCTGGCGGCCGGCCCAGACGCTGCGGCTGCGCGCCCTGTGGTCGCGCGAGGAAAGCGCGCCAGGCGTCTCCGACCTCGCCGCGCCGCTGACGGTGACGCCCAACGTGCGTGTCTATGATTTCCTCACCGGGCAGACGGTCGACGCGGACCGGCTCGACGGCGGCAATCCCGCACTGCTGCCTTCGGTCGCGCGCCGCTTCACCGCGTCGCTTTCGATATCGCCCCTGTTCGTGCCTGACCTGCGTTTCGAAGCGAGTTACCGCCGGTCTCGCGGGCGCAACGCGAGCGGGAACGTGTCGCTTGCAAGCGAGGAATTCGCGGCCGCCTATCCGGCCCGTTTCGTGCGGGATGCCAATGGGCAATTGCTGCTGATCGATGCGCGGCCGGTGAACTTCTTCCGCAGGGACAGGGATGGCCTTTCCTGGTCGCTCAATTTCTCGCGCACCTATCGCCCGCCCTCGAGCGGAGACGAGGACATCGATGCCGTGACCGGCAAGTTTCGCCGCGGGCGCGGGGGTGGGGCGCTGCTGCTCGGCCTCTCGCACACCATAGCTCTGACGGACCGCTTGCAGGCGTTCCGAACATCGCCGGTGATCGACTATCTCGGTGGCAGCGCGGGCGCCAATCCGCGCCACCGCCTCTCTGGCGACGCGACCTGGCGGCGCGGCGGCATCGGCGGCACGCTGGAGGCGCAGTGGGAGAGTGCAGTCACGGTGCGCGATGCTGTGCAAAGCGACGGGACGCGCGGACCGCTGCGATACCCTTCGCTCGCCAAGTTCAACCTCAAGGCCTTCGTTGACCTTGGCGAGCGCCTTCCGCCCGAGCCCCGCTATCGCTGGGCCGAGGGGCTGCGGGTGAGCCTCGAGGTCGACAATCTCTTCAACACGCGGCGAAGGGTGCGCGATGCCAGCGGAGGCACGCCTCGGGCGTTGTTGCCTGCCTATCTCGATCCCGAGGGCAGGGCGGTTCGCCTGCGCATCCGCAAGCTGTTCTGA
- a CDS encoding outer membrane protein assembly factor BamD translates to MTTQNRSTSKLLLGAALAGATLLTAGCAGRSDGPRDTAYVARDVETLYWEAKRRLDRGQAPLAAALFDEVERQHPYSPWARRAQLMSAFSYYVAQDYNKAIQSSQRFLQIHPGNKDAPYAFYLIALSYYEQISDVQRDQKITDQALTALNEINRRFPNSDYATDARLKIDLVRDHLAGKEMEIGRHYERSGKWIAAQIRFQNVVDNYQTTSHAPEALYRLTETSLALGIPEEAVKYAAVLGANYPGSEWYDKAYELVQDHAAGVTPS, encoded by the coding sequence ATGACGACCCAGAACCGTTCCACGAGCAAACTTCTTCTCGGCGCCGCGCTTGCGGGTGCGACCCTCCTGACCGCTGGCTGCGCGGGGCGCAGCGATGGTCCGCGGGACACCGCCTATGTCGCGCGCGACGTGGAAACGCTTTACTGGGAAGCCAAGCGTCGCCTCGATCGCGGGCAGGCCCCGCTTGCTGCGGCGCTGTTCGACGAGGTCGAGCGCCAGCACCCCTATTCGCCCTGGGCCCGCCGCGCACAGCTGATGAGCGCGTTCAGCTATTACGTCGCGCAGGATTACAATAAGGCGATCCAGTCGTCGCAGCGTTTCCTGCAGATCCACCCGGGTAACAAGGACGCGCCTTACGCCTTCTACCTGATCGCGCTCAGCTATTACGAGCAGATCAGCGATGTGCAGCGCGACCAGAAGATCACCGACCAGGCGCTGACCGCGCTGAACGAGATCAATCGCCGTTTCCCGAACAGCGATTACGCCACCGATGCGCGGCTCAAGATCGACCTCGTGCGCGATCACCTTGCGGGCAAGGAAATGGAAATCGGGCGTCATTACGAACGTTCGGGCAAGTGGATCGCAGCGCAGATCCGCTTCCAGAACGTGGTCGACAATTACCAGACCACCAGCCACGCACCCGAAGCCCTGTACCGCCTGACCGAGACAAGCCTGGCGCTCGGCATTCCCGAAGAAGCGGTGAAATACGCGGCCGTTCTCGGCGCCAATTACCCCGGTTCGGAATGGTACGACAAGGCGTACGAGCTGGTGCAGGACCACGCGGCGGGCGTAACACCGAGCTGA
- a CDS encoding Flp family type IVb pilin: MKRLAHIWKDERGATAIEYGLIVALIAIAAIVSLQALGNELSTTMNTVSTTMSAGNANV, from the coding sequence ATGAAACGCCTGGCACATATCTGGAAAGACGAGCGTGGTGCGACCGCGATCGAATACGGCCTGATCGTGGCCCTCATCGCCATTGCGGCCATCGTCTCGCTCCAGGCGCTCGGCAACGAGCTCTCGACCACGATGAACACGGTCTCGACAACCATGAGCGCGGGCAACGCGAACGTCTAA
- the proB gene encoding glutamate 5-kinase, producing the protein MTQKRNIVVKIGSALLANQQLLTPRYGFLQRLMEDIAQLRAEGTNVILCSSGSVALGLRLIGETPESAGVSDKQAAAACGMPLLLNAYKQVGHEFGFEIAQILLTLGDFEDHRRFLNTRNTVHRLLEADVVPIVNENDTITTEEIRVGDNDRLAAKVAQMVGADDLVILTGVDGLYDRNPDDPDAQFVPEVEDVSLYMDATKGKSTLGTGGMGTKLQAANMAQEAGVTTWIAQGEVDRPVSHVLDGTRRATRIIPHPNPLSGWDSWIANRLQMAGSVVVTEAFEDSLDGKQPIRREHIASMAGDFTRGDVLHIYDSKGVERARGLSDFTSEELRVLINNPDTPAEQLLGYRTKGEIIRGANLVLLETRHLLWDAPEEIVCAA; encoded by the coding sequence ATGACCCAGAAGCGAAACATCGTCGTCAAGATCGGTTCGGCCCTCCTCGCCAACCAGCAACTCCTCACGCCCCGCTACGGTTTCCTGCAGCGGCTGATGGAAGATATCGCACAGCTGCGCGCGGAGGGCACGAATGTAATTCTTTGCTCCTCCGGCTCCGTGGCTTTGGGCCTGCGCCTCATCGGCGAAACGCCCGAAAGCGCCGGCGTGTCGGACAAGCAGGCCGCCGCTGCCTGCGGGATGCCCCTGCTGCTCAACGCCTATAAGCAGGTCGGGCACGAATTCGGTTTCGAGATCGCGCAGATCCTGCTGACGCTGGGGGATTTCGAGGACCACCGGCGCTTCCTCAACACGCGCAACACGGTCCATCGCCTGCTGGAGGCGGACGTGGTTCCCATCGTCAACGAGAACGACACGATCACGACCGAGGAAATCCGCGTCGGCGACAACGACCGGCTGGCGGCCAAGGTCGCCCAGATGGTGGGCGCAGACGACCTGGTGATCCTGACCGGCGTCGATGGCCTCTACGATCGCAATCCCGACGATCCGGACGCGCAATTCGTGCCCGAGGTCGAGGATGTGAGCCTCTACATGGACGCCACAAAGGGCAAGAGCACGCTGGGCACCGGCGGCATGGGCACCAAGCTGCAGGCCGCAAACATGGCGCAGGAAGCGGGCGTCACCACCTGGATTGCGCAGGGCGAGGTTGATCGCCCCGTCTCCCACGTGCTGGACGGAACCCGCCGCGCTACCCGTATCATCCCGCATCCAAACCCCCTGTCAGGCTGGGACAGCTGGATTGCCAACCGCCTGCAGATGGCCGGCAGCGTTGTCGTGACCGAGGCGTTCGAGGATTCGCTCGACGGCAAGCAGCCCATCCGCCGCGAGCACATTGCGTCCATGGCGGGCGATTTCACCCGCGGCGACGTACTGCACATCTATGACAGCAAGGGCGTCGAACGCGCCCGCGGCCTCAGCGACTTCACCTCGGAGGAACTGCGCGTGCTGATCAACAATCCCGATACGCCGGCCGAGCAATTGCTGGGCTATCGCACCAAGGGCGAGATCATCCGCGGCGCGAACCTCGTGCTGCTGGAAACCCGCCACCTGTTGTGGGATGCGCCCGAAGAGATCGTCTGCGCGGCCTGA
- a CDS encoding pyrroline-5-carboxylate reductase family protein, which translates to MGSALLSQWVKGPEAITVVDPAGSDVPDGVTLVKDRAAITGQSFDCIVAAVKPQLIDTVMADYAEHLAPDGYVLSIAAGYSATRLSQLIGDAPVVRTMPNLPAAIGRGVSGVCPGPHATDAHRAHAEGFMGRAGTAVLVDSEEKLDRVTAVAGSGPGYVFEIARAYAEAAMAQGFEEEEARTMVLETIGGAIAMASAPGADDLETLRNSVTSKGGTTAAGLDALNGDGGLSTRLHDTLQAAYERAVELR; encoded by the coding sequence ATGGGTTCCGCTTTATTGTCGCAATGGGTCAAGGGGCCCGAAGCGATTACCGTCGTTGACCCGGCTGGCAGCGACGTTCCCGATGGCGTGACGCTGGTGAAAGACCGCGCCGCGATCACCGGCCAGAGCTTCGATTGCATCGTCGCGGCGGTGAAGCCGCAGCTGATCGACACGGTCATGGCCGACTATGCCGAACATCTCGCGCCCGACGGCTATGTCCTGTCGATTGCGGCAGGTTATTCCGCGACGCGCCTCTCGCAGCTCATCGGGGACGCGCCCGTCGTGCGCACCATGCCCAACCTCCCCGCTGCCATCGGCCGCGGCGTGAGCGGTGTGTGCCCCGGGCCACATGCGACCGATGCGCACCGCGCCCACGCGGAAGGATTCATGGGCCGCGCCGGCACCGCCGTGCTGGTCGACAGCGAAGAGAAGCTCGACCGCGTTACCGCCGTTGCCGGATCGGGCCCGGGCTACGTCTTCGAGATCGCCCGCGCCTACGCCGAAGCGGCGATGGCGCAGGGTTTCGAGGAAGAGGAAGCGCGCACCATGGTGCTCGAAACCATCGGCGGCGCGATCGCCATGGCGAGCGCTCCGGGTGCCGATGATCTCGAGACGCTCCGCAATTCCGTCACCAGCAAGGGCGGCACCACCGCCGCCGGCCTCGACGCCCTCAACGGCGACGGTGGCCTTTCCACCCGCCTGCATGATACATTGCAGGCCGCATATGAGAGGGCAGTCGAGCTGCGCTGA
- a CDS encoding glutamate-5-semialdehyde dehydrogenase — protein sequence MTDQTLDPQIHIHELGQRARKAARGLLAASTDAKNTALHEAASALRARTGELLETNAADVESVRGTKPDSFIDRLALTEDRVEAMAGALEEIAELPDPVGRTLATFERPNGLSIERVAVPIGVIGMIYESRPNVGADASALCLKSGNAVILRGGSESRHSTRVIVACMRAGLKAAGLPEDAVQTVQTTDRNAVAALLKADEFVDLVIPRGGRGLVELVRDQASVPTLLHLDGNCHSYVHAAADVDKAVAVIRNAKLRRTGVCGATESVVVDRAIAEAFIPKFADAMAGDCELRGDAEAVAIDARLKQASEDDWSTEYLDPIASVKVVDGLEEGIAWVDEHSSHHTDAIMTEDADAARAFMTAIDSAIVMHNASTQFADGGEFGMGAEIGIATGKMHARGPVGLEQLCSFKYLVHGDGQTRP from the coding sequence ATGACCGACCAGACCCTCGACCCCCAGATCCATATCCACGAGCTCGGCCAGCGCGCCCGCAAGGCTGCCCGCGGCCTGCTTGCCGCCTCGACCGATGCCAAGAACACCGCGCTGCACGAAGCGGCCTCTGCCCTGCGCGCGCGTACCGGCGAGCTGCTGGAAACGAACGCTGCCGATGTCGAAAGCGTGCGCGGCACCAAGCCCGACAGTTTCATCGATCGCCTGGCTCTCACGGAAGACCGTGTCGAAGCCATGGCCGGAGCGCTGGAGGAGATCGCCGAGCTTCCCGATCCCGTCGGCCGCACGCTCGCGACGTTCGAGCGTCCCAACGGCCTCAGCATCGAACGGGTCGCCGTGCCCATCGGCGTGATCGGCATGATTTACGAAAGCCGCCCCAACGTGGGCGCGGACGCCAGCGCGCTGTGCCTCAAGTCCGGCAACGCCGTAATCCTGCGCGGAGGCAGCGAGAGCCGCCATTCGACCCGCGTCATCGTCGCCTGCATGCGCGCAGGCCTCAAGGCCGCAGGCCTGCCCGAAGACGCGGTGCAGACCGTCCAGACCACTGACCGCAATGCGGTCGCCGCCCTGCTCAAGGCCGATGAATTCGTCGACCTCGTGATCCCGCGCGGCGGGCGCGGCCTGGTCGAGCTGGTACGCGACCAGGCGAGCGTGCCCACGCTCCTCCACCTCGACGGCAATTGCCACAGCTATGTCCACGCGGCGGCCGATGTCGACAAGGCCGTGGCCGTCATCCGCAACGCCAAGCTGCGCCGCACCGGCGTGTGCGGGGCAACCGAAAGCGTGGTCGTCGACCGCGCGATTGCCGAGGCCTTCATTCCCAAATTCGCCGATGCGATGGCGGGCGACTGCGAACTGCGCGGCGATGCCGAAGCGGTCGCGATCGATGCGCGCCTGAAGCAGGCGAGCGAAGACGACTGGAGCACCGAATACCTCGACCCCATCGCCAGCGTGAAGGTGGTCGACGGGCTCGAAGAAGGCATCGCCTGGGTGGACGAGCATTCCAGCCACCACACCGATGCGATCATGACCGAGGACGCAGACGCCGCCCGGGCGTTCATGACCGCGATCGACAGCGCCATCGTCATGCACAACGCCTCCACCCAGTTCGCCGATGGCGGCGAGTTCGGCATGGGCGCGGAAATCGGCATTGCGACCGGCAAGATGCACGCGCGCGGGCCCGTCGGGCTCGAGCAGCTGTGCAGCTTCAAGTACCTCGTCCACGGCGACGGCCAGACCCGGCCGTAA
- a CDS encoding O-antigen polymerase yields the protein MPLYDIVLGGSTFAFLALLAIYLRHPAASIFNPATVYLAFHGLVFVIRPLFARVYDFRSIYASIGFTPSLDTKVTTLLAANLGLFVMVGLCMVLCPPLEFRQSTAERQGRASMMVRYLPAFAVLSGLCLWALIWLWGFKSTGLAINEMDTRTGGQGLVAASGYFISLTGFLVSLGALFAYLNRFRWWSFIPFALFAVLRLGIGGRGEVVVACFVLALLFLVDRRSRWPNLWIVAGLVPLYLAFSAVVADRGAGVREALTGEAQPEIVYYSEADLAPLEHMDFGNLEFFEYVVHVVPERSGTYDYFLHNLQILTEPIPRGLWKDKPYGAPIKPVDLYNYGKPIGMTMSLPGVGWFSLGYVGVVLWSAFFALIYCAAYRAFASSRQTVLATVTYALFLGTSIIAFRDGMIITILKQGLFFAIPVVALWLSERLLRPRSGPESLPLPARAMPGQGMTAPAAPTPAERRAALARQVPTPEG from the coding sequence GTTTCTCGCCCTGTTGGCGATCTACCTGCGGCATCCCGCCGCCTCGATCTTCAACCCGGCGACGGTCTATCTGGCCTTTCACGGGCTGGTTTTCGTCATCCGCCCGCTTTTCGCGCGAGTTTATGACTTCCGCAGCATCTACGCCTCGATAGGGTTCACCCCGTCGCTGGACACCAAGGTCACCACATTGCTTGCCGCCAACCTCGGGCTGTTCGTGATGGTCGGCCTGTGCATGGTCCTGTGCCCACCGCTGGAGTTCCGGCAGAGCACGGCAGAGCGACAGGGCCGCGCCAGCATGATGGTGCGCTATCTGCCGGCCTTCGCGGTCCTCTCGGGTCTTTGCCTATGGGCGCTGATCTGGCTGTGGGGCTTCAAGTCCACCGGATTGGCCATCAATGAAATGGATACGCGAACCGGCGGCCAGGGTCTTGTTGCGGCGAGCGGGTACTTTATATCGCTGACCGGTTTCCTGGTCTCGCTCGGCGCGCTGTTCGCCTATCTCAACCGCTTTCGCTGGTGGAGCTTCATTCCCTTCGCTCTCTTTGCCGTTCTGCGCCTTGGGATAGGCGGTCGCGGTGAAGTGGTTGTTGCCTGTTTCGTGCTGGCGCTGCTGTTCTTGGTCGATCGCCGCTCGCGCTGGCCCAACCTGTGGATCGTGGCCGGCCTGGTGCCCTTGTACCTCGCCTTCTCGGCGGTCGTAGCCGATCGCGGTGCGGGCGTGCGCGAAGCGCTGACGGGCGAGGCGCAGCCCGAAATCGTCTATTATTCGGAAGCCGATCTCGCGCCGCTGGAGCATATGGATTTCGGCAATCTGGAATTCTTCGAATACGTCGTGCACGTCGTCCCGGAGAGGTCGGGGACCTACGACTACTTCCTGCACAATCTGCAAATCCTGACCGAGCCGATCCCAAGAGGCTTGTGGAAAGACAAGCCCTATGGCGCGCCCATAAAGCCCGTCGACCTCTACAATTATGGCAAGCCGATCGGGATGACGATGTCGCTTCCCGGGGTGGGCTGGTTCAGCCTGGGCTATGTCGGCGTCGTTCTCTGGTCGGCCTTTTTTGCGCTGATCTATTGCGCGGCCTATCGGGCCTTCGCTTCAAGCCGCCAGACAGTGCTCGCGACCGTTACTTACGCTCTGTTCCTTGGGACGAGCATAATCGCGTTCCGTGACGGGATGATCATCACGATCCTCAAGCAGGGGCTTTTCTTCGCTATTCCCGTGGTGGCGCTTTGGCTCAGTGAGCGGTTGCTGAGGCCCCGCTCGGGGCCAGAGAGCCTGCCGCTGCCGGCCCGCGCGATGCCGGGGCAAGGGATGACTGCCCCGGCCGCGCCCACACCTGCCGAGCGACGCGCGGCGCTTGCGCGGCAGGTCCCGACGCCGGAGGGCTAG